One segment of Setaria viridis chromosome 4, Setaria_viridis_v4.0, whole genome shotgun sequence DNA contains the following:
- the LOC117851858 gene encoding chitinase 1, with translation MRAHRFWHTKQLVPQIEVAMMRALAVVAMLATSLAVTARAEQCGSQAGGAVCPNCMCCSKWGWCGTTSDYCGTGCQSQCSGCSGGGGGGGGGGGGGGGGGGGGVGSIISQSLFDQMLLHRNDNACPARGFYTYAAFIAAANAFPGFGTTGDLDTRKREIAAFLGQTSHETTGGWATAPDGPYSWGYCFKQEQNPGSDYCQPSSQWPCAAGKQYYGRGPMQLSWNYNYGPAGQAIGADLLGNPDQVAADATIAFKAAIWFWMTAQSPKPSCHAVSTGQWSPTSADQTAGRLPGYGAITNIINGGLECGRGVDSRVADRIGFYKRYCDMLGVSYGSNLDCYNQRPFGS, from the coding sequence ATGCGTGCCCACCGCTTCTGGCACACAAAACAGCTCGTGCCACAGATCGAGGTAGCCATGATGAGAGCACTGGCGGTAGTGGCCATGTTGGCCACGTCCTTGGCCGTGACCGCGCGCGCCGAGCAGTGCGGGTCGCAGGCCGGCGGCGCTGTGTGCCCCAACTGCATGTGCTGCAGCAAGTGGGGGTGGTGCGGCACCACCTCCGACTACTGCGGCACCGGCTGCCAGAGCCAGTGCagcggctgcagcggcggcggaggaggcggaggcggcggcggcggcggaggcggaggcggaggcggcggcggcgtcggctcCATCATCTCCCAGTCCCTGTTCGACCAGATGCTGCTGCACCGCAACGACAACGCGTGCCCGGCTCGGGGATTCTACACCTACGCCGCCTTCATCGCCGCGGCCAACGCCTTCCCcggcttcggcaccaccggcgACCTGGACACCCGGAAACGGGAGATCGCGGCGTTCCTGGGCCAGACGTCGCACGAGACCACCGGCGGGTGGGCCACGGCGCCCGACGGCCCCTACTCGTGGGGCTACTGCTTCAAGCAGGAGCAAAACCCGGGGTCCGACTACTGCCAGCCCAGCTCGCAGTGGCCCTGCGCCGCCGGAAAGCAGTACTACGGCCGCGGGCCCATGCAGCTGTCCTGGAACTACAACTACGGCCCGGCGGGGCAGGCCATCGGCGCCGACCTCCTCGGCAACCCCGACCAGGTGGCCGCCGACGCCACCATCGCCTTCAAGGCGGCCATCTGGTTCTGGATGACGGCGCAGTCGCCCAAGCCGTCGTGCCACGCCGTCTCCACGGGGCAGTGGAGCCCCACGAGCGCCGACCAGACCGCGGGGAGGCTGCCTGGCTACGGCGCCATCACCAACATCATCAACGGCGGCCTCGAGTGCGGCCGCGGCGTCGACAGCCGCGTCGCCGACCGGATCGGCTTCTACAAGCGCTACTGCGACATGCTCGGGGTCAGCTACGGGTCCAACTTGGACTGCTACAACCAGAGGCCCTTCGGCAGCTAA